One Corvus moneduloides isolate bCorMon1 chromosome Z, bCorMon1.pri, whole genome shotgun sequence genomic window carries:
- the LOC116438071 gene encoding 60S ribosomal protein L17 — protein MVRYSLDPENPTKSCKSRGSNLRVHFKNTRETAQAIKGMHIRKATKYLKDVTLKKQCVPFRRYNGGVGRCAQAKQWGWTQGRWPKKSAEFLLHMLKNAESNAELKGLDVDSLVIEHIQVNKAPKMRRRTYRAHGRINPYMSSPCHIEMILTEKEQIVPKPEEEVAQKKKISQKKLKKQKLMARE, from the exons ATGGTGCGCTACTCCCTGGATCCGGAGAACCCCACGAAAT caTGCAAGTCGCGAGGATCTAACCTGCGTGTGCACTTCAAG AACACCCGCGAGACTGCGCAGGCCATCAAGGGCATGCACATCCGCAAGGCCACCAAGTACCTGAAGGACGTCACCCTGAAGAAGCAGTGTGTCCCCTTCCGGCGCTACAACGGCGGCGTCGGGAGATGCGCCCAG GCCAAGCAGTGGGGCTGGACGCAGGGCCGGTGGCCCAAGAAGAGCGCGGAGTTCTTGCTGCACATGCTGAAGAATGCAGAGAGCAACGCTGAGCTCAAG GGTCTCGATGTGGATTCCCTGGTCATCGAGCACATCCAGGTGAACAAGGCTCCCAAGATGCGCCGGCGCACGTACCGGGCGCACGGCAGGATCAACCCCTACATGAGCTCCCCCTGCCACATCGAGATGATCCTCACAGAGAAGGAGCAGATCGTGCCCAAGCCAGAGGAGGAAGTCGCCCAGAAGAAAAAG ATCTCCcagaagaagctgaagaagCAAAAGCTAATGGCTCGGGAGTAA
- the CZH18orf32 gene encoding UPF0729 protein C18orf32 homolog has protein sequence MVCIPCIVIPVLLWLYKKFVEPYIYPVIAPFIKRVLPKKAVQEGADAKQGPAGSAGDPQGPSATKRDQEDGSGSHKSESDGIANGTAAKRPAAAHDKKTA, from the exons ATGGTGTGCATTCCGTGCATCGTGATCCCTGTTCTGCTCTGGCTCTACAAGAAGTTTGTGGAGCCCTACATCTACCCCGTGATCGCGCCCTTCATCAAGCGCGTGCTGCCCAAGAAGGCTGTGCAGGAAGGAGCAGATGCCAAACAGGGGCCAGCAGGCAGCGCTGGGGACCCTCAGGGACCTTCAGCCACCAAAAGAGACCAGGAGGATGGATCTGGAAGCCATAAA TCTGAAAGCGATGGCATTGCAAATGGAACCGCTGCAAAGagacctgcagcagctcatgaCAAGAAAACGGCTTAA